TAAATTGTGATGCTTCTTTTCCAAAAGGTTCTACGGGTTTTTGCGGATGAACCGTTTCTGGGGTATCGACCAGTAATAGACGAATTTTTTCTTCTTTTCCTTCTACCTTTGCTACAAAAGTATCACCATCAACCACCCGAATTACTTTGGCTTGAATCAGTTGGGAAGAATGTGAGACAAGTTGACACCCGAATAAGGTCAGAATTAAAAGAATGATGATGAAAAACAATCTGTTACTTTTTCTCATTTTGATCCTCTACCCTTTTTTTAATGATTTTATTTTTAAAATGATCTTCGAAAAGAACCTAATAC
Above is a genomic segment from Tepidibacillus fermentans containing:
- a CDS encoding thermonuclease family protein, with product MRKSNRLFFIIILLILTLFGCQLVSHSSQLIQAKVIRVVDGDTFVAKVEGKEEKIRLLLVDTPETVHPQKPVEPFGKEASQFTKEKLRDQTVGLEFDVQERDKYGRLLAYVYLPDGSMLNELLLEKGLAQVVVFQPNVKYVDRFREIQKKARENKVGIWSE